A portion of the Carassius carassius chromosome 42, fCarCar2.1, whole genome shotgun sequence genome contains these proteins:
- the LOC132124520 gene encoding cytoplasmic protein NCK1-like isoform X2 produces MDMANLFKHFFWIGKVKRKTGMRETASNADSDLCPDNSERLYDLNLPALVKFSYTAEREDELSLVKGTRVIVMEKCSDGWWRGSYNGHSGWFPSNYVTEDADGSASNDLAGLSEKSAAAVHSVNGNRVLHTVQALYPFSSGNDEELNFEKGEVMDVVEKPENDPEWWKCRKADGQMGLVPKNYVTVLEESHNSASMAGPPTPDCDYIEPSSSGRFAGKLWYYGKVTRHQAEVALNQRGTEGDFLIRDSESSPNDFSISLKAQSKNKHFKVQMKDNLYCIGQRKFNSMEELVEHYKKAPIFTSDQGDKLYLVKALAAS; encoded by the exons GGATCGGCAAGGTGAAACGGAAAACAGGCATGCGTGAAACAGCCTCCAACGCCGACTCTGACTTGTGTCCAGACAATAGTGAACGTCTGTATGACCTAAACCTTCCTGCGCTTGTCAAATTCAGCTACACGGCTGAGCGGGAAGATGAGTTGTCGTTGGTTAAGGGTACAAGGGTCATCGTTATGGAGAAGTGCAGTGATGGCTGGTGGAGGGGGAGCTACAATGGCCATTCGGGATGGTTCCCATCCAACTACGTGACAGAGGATGCAGATGGATCGGCGAGCAACGACTTAGCCGGCTTGTCTGAGAAATCGGCTGCTGCTGTTCATAGTGTGAATGGCAACCGGGTGCTGCACACAGTACAGGCACTCTACCCGTTCAGTTCGGGCAACGATGAAGAGTTGAACTTTGAGAAGGGGGAGGTTATGGATGTTGTGGAGAAGCCAGAAAATGACCCAGAGTGGTGGAAGTGTCGCAAAGCCGATGGGCAGATGGGACTTGTGCCAAAGAACTACGTGACTGTTCTGGAGGAGTCGCACAACTCAGCCAGCATGGCCGGGCCGCCCACACCTGACTGTGACTACATTGAGCCTTCATCCAGTGGACGTTTTGCTGGCAAGCTGTGGTACTATGGGAAGGTGACGCGTCATCAGGCAGAGGTGGCACTCAACCAGAGGGGCACAGAGGGAGACTTTCTTATCCGGGACAGCGAGTCCTCA cCCAATGACTTTTCAATATCGCTGAAAGCTCAGTCCAAAAACAAGCATTTCAAAGTCCAAATGAAGGACAACCTGTACTGCATCGGACAACGCAAGTTTAACTCAATGGAGGAGTTGGTGGAACACTACAAAAAGGCACCCATCTTCACCAGCGATCAGGGTGACAAACTCTACCTGGTCAAGGCTCTGGCTGCCTCCTGA
- the LOC132124520 gene encoding cytoplasmic protein NCK1-like isoform X3, whose product MWPCLKCVGIGKVKRKTGMRETASNADSDLCPDNSERLYDLNLPALVKFSYTAEREDELSLVKGTRVIVMEKCSDGWWRGSYNGHSGWFPSNYVTEDADGSASNDLAGLSEKSAAAVHSVNGNRVLHTVQALYPFSSGNDEELNFEKGEVMDVVEKPENDPEWWKCRKADGQMGLVPKNYVTVLEESHNSASMAGPPTPDCDYIEPSSSGRFAGKLWYYGKVTRHQAEVALNQRGTEGDFLIRDSESSPNDFSISLKAQSKNKHFKVQMKDNLYCIGQRKFNSMEELVEHYKKAPIFTSDQGDKLYLVKALAAS is encoded by the exons GGATCGGCAAGGTGAAACGGAAAACAGGCATGCGTGAAACAGCCTCCAACGCCGACTCTGACTTGTGTCCAGACAATAGTGAACGTCTGTATGACCTAAACCTTCCTGCGCTTGTCAAATTCAGCTACACGGCTGAGCGGGAAGATGAGTTGTCGTTGGTTAAGGGTACAAGGGTCATCGTTATGGAGAAGTGCAGTGATGGCTGGTGGAGGGGGAGCTACAATGGCCATTCGGGATGGTTCCCATCCAACTACGTGACAGAGGATGCAGATGGATCGGCGAGCAACGACTTAGCCGGCTTGTCTGAGAAATCGGCTGCTGCTGTTCATAGTGTGAATGGCAACCGGGTGCTGCACACAGTACAGGCACTCTACCCGTTCAGTTCGGGCAACGATGAAGAGTTGAACTTTGAGAAGGGGGAGGTTATGGATGTTGTGGAGAAGCCAGAAAATGACCCAGAGTGGTGGAAGTGTCGCAAAGCCGATGGGCAGATGGGACTTGTGCCAAAGAACTACGTGACTGTTCTGGAGGAGTCGCACAACTCAGCCAGCATGGCCGGGCCGCCCACACCTGACTGTGACTACATTGAGCCTTCATCCAGTGGACGTTTTGCTGGCAAGCTGTGGTACTATGGGAAGGTGACGCGTCATCAGGCAGAGGTGGCACTCAACCAGAGGGGCACAGAGGGAGACTTTCTTATCCGGGACAGCGAGTCCTCA cCCAATGACTTTTCAATATCGCTGAAAGCTCAGTCCAAAAACAAGCATTTCAAAGTCCAAATGAAGGACAACCTGTACTGCATCGGACAACGCAAGTTTAACTCAATGGAGGAGTTGGTGGAACACTACAAAAAGGCACCCATCTTCACCAGCGATCAGGGTGACAAACTCTACCTGGTCAAGGCTCTGGCTGCCTCCTGA